From a single Lolium rigidum isolate FL_2022 chromosome 7, APGP_CSIRO_Lrig_0.1, whole genome shotgun sequence genomic region:
- the LOC124677859 gene encoding uncharacterized protein LOC124677859 isoform X4, with protein sequence MEARSFINKAWRIRLAMDMAATVNRSLASMHRAYFSTSGESSTSGRVVRHVPSFEDSSEVSIKRSERKAKKKKKNKRKTKAAKESKLNKTSKKKKLSL encoded by the exons ATGGAGG CGAGAAGTTTTATCAACAAGGCCTGGAGGATTAGGCTTGCCATGGACATGGCAGCGACAGTCAACCGCAGCCTTGCATCGATGCACCGGGCTTACTTCTCCACTTCAG GTGAGTCATCAACTTCTGGGAGAGTAGTACGGCATGTTCCATCATTTGAGGATTCCTCCGAGGTTTCGATCAAGAGGAGCGAGAGGAaggcaaagaagaaaaagaagaacaagagaaaaaCAAAG GCTGCGAAAGAGTCCAAGCTCAACAAAACATCAAAGAAGAAAAAGTTATCACTATGA
- the LOC124677859 gene encoding uncharacterized protein LOC124677859 isoform X3 gives MLKVSCVGPEAEETYFLTRSFINKAWRIRLAMDMAATVNRSLASMHRAYFSTSGESSTSGRVVRHVPSFEDSSEVSIKRSERKAKKKKKNKRKTKAAKESKLNKTSKKKKLSL, from the exons ATGTTGAAAGTTTCTTGTGTTGGACCAGAGGCAGAAGAAACTTATTTTCTGA CGAGAAGTTTTATCAACAAGGCCTGGAGGATTAGGCTTGCCATGGACATGGCAGCGACAGTCAACCGCAGCCTTGCATCGATGCACCGGGCTTACTTCTCCACTTCAG GTGAGTCATCAACTTCTGGGAGAGTAGTACGGCATGTTCCATCATTTGAGGATTCCTCCGAGGTTTCGATCAAGAGGAGCGAGAGGAaggcaaagaagaaaaagaagaacaagagaaaaaCAAAG GCTGCGAAAGAGTCCAAGCTCAACAAAACATCAAAGAAGAAAAAGTTATCACTATGA
- the LOC124677859 gene encoding uncharacterized protein LOC124677859 isoform X1: MFLDYTHDIILKCFHLLSNRMAHPGGPLTTNKAAALAKFLERKLQQPDGLESLNPDLINLAVKNAKETIKASKGESSTSGRVVRHVPSFEDSSEVSIKRSERKAKKKKKNKRKTKAAKESKLNKTSKKKKLSL; the protein is encoded by the exons ATGTTTTTGGATTACACACACGACATTATCTTgaaatgctttcatctcctttcgaATAGGATGGCCCATCCTGGAGGACCACTAACTACAAACAAGGCTGCCGCGTTAGCGAAGTTCCTCGAGAGAAAACTTCAGCAACCTGATGGGTTGGAGTCTCTGAATCCTGATCTTATAAATTTGGCTGTGAAAAATGCGAAGGAAACTATTAAGGCTAGCAAGG GTGAGTCATCAACTTCTGGGAGAGTAGTACGGCATGTTCCATCATTTGAGGATTCCTCCGAGGTTTCGATCAAGAGGAGCGAGAGGAaggcaaagaagaaaaagaagaacaagagaaaaaCAAAG GCTGCGAAAGAGTCCAAGCTCAACAAAACATCAAAGAAGAAAAAGTTATCACTATGA
- the LOC124677859 gene encoding uncharacterized protein LOC124677859 isoform X2 has protein sequence MAHPGGPLTTNKAAALAKFLERKLQQPDGLESLNPDLINLAVKNAKETIKASKGESSTSGRVVRHVPSFEDSSEVSIKRSERKAKKKKKNKRKTKAAKESKLNKTSKKKKLSL, from the exons ATGGCCCATCCTGGAGGACCACTAACTACAAACAAGGCTGCCGCGTTAGCGAAGTTCCTCGAGAGAAAACTTCAGCAACCTGATGGGTTGGAGTCTCTGAATCCTGATCTTATAAATTTGGCTGTGAAAAATGCGAAGGAAACTATTAAGGCTAGCAAGG GTGAGTCATCAACTTCTGGGAGAGTAGTACGGCATGTTCCATCATTTGAGGATTCCTCCGAGGTTTCGATCAAGAGGAGCGAGAGGAaggcaaagaagaaaaagaagaacaagagaaaaaCAAAG GCTGCGAAAGAGTCCAAGCTCAACAAAACATCAAAGAAGAAAAAGTTATCACTATGA